In the Bradyrhizobium guangzhouense genome, one interval contains:
- a CDS encoding DUF3617 domain-containing protein, whose product MTRKLALLGSAVCLVLSARGALADDLPVRRAGLWEMKMVRSGSAMPEMTMQHCTDEAVDKEMSNNISPMAKQVCSKQDVKKTATGYVSDSECSVAGMSTTSHAEISGDFNSAYTVKTSSHAQGGAAGTAGRDTTMTLEAKWLGACKPDQKPGDIVMPGGFKMNVRDVDKLKALLPK is encoded by the coding sequence ATGACGCGCAAGCTCGCTTTGCTCGGATCAGCCGTTTGCCTCGTGTTGTCGGCGCGTGGCGCCCTTGCCGACGATCTGCCGGTGCGCAGGGCCGGTCTCTGGGAAATGAAGATGGTCAGATCAGGCTCGGCGATGCCGGAGATGACCATGCAGCATTGCACCGACGAGGCCGTCGACAAGGAGATGAGCAACAACATCTCGCCGATGGCCAAGCAAGTCTGCTCCAAGCAGGACGTCAAGAAGACGGCCACCGGCTATGTCAGCGACTCCGAATGCAGTGTCGCCGGCATGTCCACGACCTCGCATGCCGAGATATCAGGCGATTTCAACTCGGCCTACACCGTGAAGACCTCCTCGCATGCCCAGGGCGGCGCCGCCGGCACCGCGGGGCGCGACACCACCATGACGCTGGAAGCGAAATGGCTCGGCGCCTGCAAGCCGGACCAGAAGCCCGGCGACATCGTGATGCCCGGCGGCTTCAAGATGAACGTGCGCGACGTCGACAAGCTGAAGGCACTGCTGCCGAAATAG
- a CDS encoding ribonuclease T2 family protein, with protein MFDFRLQSFSRLVISLTLVSLTLAAGLTSLAGGAKAQDKRQNAPGEFDYYVLSLSWSPSFCEEVAERGRSGGRSNIQCEGRPYSFVVHGLWPQYESGFPEYCQRPSPRLSRNIVSSMLDLMPAPGLIFNEWDKHGTCSGLDGRNYFETIRKARAAIKIPAEYLDLSETKTVAPGDVEEAFIKANPGLSNGAVSVTCNRTRLSEVRICLSKDLQFRACEELERRSCRRDQVTMPPIRGG; from the coding sequence ATGTTTGATTTTAGATTGCAGTCATTCTCCCGTCTCGTGATCTCGCTGACCCTTGTCTCGCTGACCCTTGCCGCCGGACTGACCTCGCTGGCCGGCGGCGCAAAGGCGCAGGACAAGCGGCAGAACGCGCCCGGCGAATTCGATTACTATGTGCTGTCACTGTCGTGGTCGCCGTCCTTCTGCGAGGAAGTAGCAGAGCGCGGTCGCAGCGGCGGGCGCTCCAACATCCAGTGCGAGGGACGGCCCTATTCCTTTGTGGTGCACGGGCTATGGCCGCAATATGAGAGCGGCTTTCCGGAATATTGCCAGCGGCCCTCACCGCGGCTGAGTCGCAACATCGTCTCCTCGATGCTCGATTTGATGCCGGCGCCGGGCCTGATCTTCAACGAGTGGGACAAGCATGGCACCTGCTCCGGGCTCGACGGCCGCAACTATTTCGAGACGATCCGCAAAGCGCGCGCTGCGATCAAGATTCCGGCCGAATATCTTGACCTGTCGGAGACCAAGACCGTGGCGCCGGGCGACGTCGAAGAAGCTTTCATCAAGGCCAATCCCGGCCTGAGCAACGGAGCCGTCTCGGTGACCTGCAACCGGACCCGGCTTTCCGAGGTCCGCATCTGCCTCAGCAAGGACCTGCAATTCCGCGCCTGCGAGGAGCTCGAACGCCGCAGCTGCCGCCGCGACCAGGTGACGATGCCGCCAATCAGGGGCGGTTAG
- a CDS encoding 23S rRNA (adenine(2030)-N(6))-methyltransferase RlmJ, translating to MNYRHAFHAGNFADVIKHIVLTRILTYLQDKPAAFRVLDTHAGAGLYDLDSDEARRSGEWLTGIARLMQARLSNETVALTKPYLDIVRAFNPKGELKVYPGSPLIARGLMRPQDRLVACELEPKARKALIDVLRRDEQARVVDLDGWMALPAFVPPKERRGLVLIDPPFEAKDEFERLGEAFSTAFAKWPTGIYVIWYPAKSRRATDTLAQLVARTAAAAKTPGKCLRLEFSVAPQLDGAALTSTGLLIVNPPYTLQSELKTILPELEMPLGQGGAARFRLEVPKA from the coding sequence ATGAACTACCGTCATGCCTTTCACGCCGGCAACTTTGCCGATGTCATCAAGCACATCGTGCTGACGCGCATCCTTACTTATTTGCAGGACAAGCCGGCCGCCTTCCGGGTTCTCGACACCCATGCGGGTGCTGGCCTGTACGATCTCGACAGCGACGAAGCGCGCCGCAGCGGCGAGTGGCTGACCGGAATCGCGCGACTGATGCAGGCGCGCCTCTCGAACGAGACAGTGGCGCTGACCAAGCCCTATTTGGACATCGTTCGCGCCTTCAATCCGAAGGGCGAGCTCAAAGTCTATCCGGGCTCGCCTCTGATCGCCCGCGGCCTGATGCGGCCACAGGACCGGCTCGTGGCCTGCGAACTGGAACCGAAGGCGCGCAAGGCGCTGATCGACGTGCTGCGGCGGGACGAGCAGGCGCGCGTCGTCGATCTCGACGGCTGGATGGCGCTGCCGGCTTTCGTGCCGCCGAAGGAGCGGCGCGGGCTCGTGCTGATCGACCCGCCCTTCGAGGCGAAGGACGAGTTCGAAAGGCTGGGTGAAGCCTTCTCCACGGCCTTCGCGAAATGGCCGACCGGTATCTATGTAATCTGGTACCCCGCCAAATCCAGGCGCGCCACCGACACGCTGGCGCAACTCGTGGCGCGCACGGCAGCCGCAGCAAAGACTCCGGGCAAATGTCTCCGCCTCGAATTCAGCGTCGCGCCGCAGCTTGATGGCGCGGCCCTCACCTCGACCGGACTTCTGATCGTCAATCCGCCCTACACGCTGCAGAGCGAGCTCAAGACAATCCTGCCCGAGCTGGAAATGCCGCTCGGCCAAGGTGGAGCTGCCAGATTCCGATTGGAGGTGCCAAAGGCCTAA
- a CDS encoding cold-shock protein — MANTGTVKFFNGERGYGFIKPDDGGRDVFVHITAVERAGLKDLAEGQRITFEVEPDKKGKGPKAVNLVILS; from the coding sequence ATGGCCAATACGGGAACGGTCAAGTTCTTCAACGGCGAGCGCGGCTACGGCTTTATCAAGCCGGACGATGGCGGTCGCGATGTCTTCGTTCACATCACTGCAGTGGAGCGGGCGGGACTGAAGGACCTTGCCGAAGGACAGCGTATCACATTCGAAGTCGAACCGGACAAGAAGGGGAAGGGGCCGAAGGCGGTCAATCTCGTGATCCTTTCGTAG
- a CDS encoding outer membrane protein — MKRLVVGATMLVAAGWTASAEAADLNYGQRAPYTVNQPLNAYSWAGPYLGANLGYEWGSVSNNPAKPSGFVGGAQAGYNFQNGPWVFGVEGDIQAAGADDTFAPWKFSNPWFGTLRGRAGYAISNVLVYGTAGLAFGELRAQTFGWTESHTTAGWTAGVGAEVGLAPNWSVKLEYLYVDLSSSQFAITGVSNGYSASVVRAGVNYHF; from the coding sequence ATGAAGAGGCTGGTTGTGGGCGCGACCATGTTGGTTGCAGCCGGCTGGACGGCTTCGGCAGAGGCCGCCGATCTCAATTACGGGCAGCGGGCGCCCTATACGGTCAATCAGCCGCTCAATGCCTATAGCTGGGCCGGCCCGTATCTCGGTGCCAATCTCGGTTATGAATGGGGCTCGGTGAGCAACAATCCCGCAAAGCCCTCCGGCTTCGTCGGCGGCGCGCAGGCGGGCTACAATTTCCAGAATGGCCCCTGGGTCTTCGGCGTCGAGGGCGACATCCAGGCCGCCGGTGCCGATGACACCTTCGCGCCGTGGAAGTTCTCCAATCCCTGGTTCGGCACGCTGCGCGGCCGCGCCGGCTACGCCATCAGCAACGTGTTGGTCTATGGCACCGCGGGCCTCGCCTTCGGCGAGTTGCGCGCGCAGACTTTCGGCTGGACCGAGTCGCACACCACGGCCGGCTGGACCGCCGGCGTCGGCGCGGAAGTCGGCCTTGCGCCAAACTGGAGCGTGAAGCTCGAATATCTTTACGTCGATCTGTCGTCGAGCCAGTTCGCAATTACGGGCGTGTCAAACGGCTATAGCGCCAGCGTCGTCCGCGCAGGCGTGAACTATCACTTCTGA
- the uvrC gene encoding excinuclease ABC subunit UvrC, translating into MVHDSPDKPGEARARKAPQAATDAPPQEAVLPDLDPATGGDDEDDARLPDILEESGAIGDEPLASGHEAIERAVRLAPTSPGVYRMLSANADVLYVGKAKNVKKRLSNYARQSAPLPARILRMIAATVTVEIVSTTTETEALLLEANLIKQLRPRFNVQLRDDKSFPYILITGDHWAPQIIKHRGAQTRPGRYFGPFASAGAVNRTITALQRAFLIRSCTDSFFESRTRPCLLYQIRRCAGPCTREIDFGGYATLVREATDFLSGKSHAVKQELAAEMEKASGELEFESAALYRDRLAALSAIQSQQGINPRTVEEADVFAIHQEGGFSCVEVFFFRTGQNWGNRAYFPRAEKTYTPEEVLGSFLAQFYDDKPPPKTILLSHEIEESDLLADALSVKAGHKIEVTAPKRGEKKELVTHALTNAREALGRKLADTATQSRLLDAMASTLNLPHAPKRIEVYDNSHIQGTNAVGAMIVAGPDGFVKNQYRKFNIKSEGITPGDDFAMMREVLERRFKRLINPPEESANKTKDDDFPQWPDLVIIDGGRGQLNAVREIFANLGLTQVSLMSVAKGPDRDAGRETLFMPEREAIKLEPRDPVLYFIQRLRDEAHRFVIGSHRKLRKKDIREAGLQEIPGIGPSRKRALLHHFGTLKEIERASIADLGKVPGVSAESARRIFDYFHPQPG; encoded by the coding sequence ATGGTTCACGATTCCCCCGACAAGCCGGGCGAGGCACGCGCGCGCAAAGCGCCGCAAGCCGCGACAGACGCCCCGCCCCAGGAAGCGGTGCTGCCGGACCTCGATCCCGCCACCGGCGGCGACGACGAGGACGACGCGCGGCTGCCCGATATTCTGGAAGAGAGCGGCGCGATCGGCGACGAGCCGCTGGCGTCGGGTCACGAGGCGATCGAACGCGCGGTCCGGCTCGCGCCCACCTCGCCCGGCGTCTATCGCATGCTCAGTGCGAATGCCGACGTGCTCTATGTCGGCAAGGCCAAGAACGTCAAAAAGCGCCTGTCGAACTACGCACGCCAGAGCGCGCCGCTGCCGGCGCGCATCCTGCGCATGATCGCAGCCACGGTGACTGTGGAGATCGTCTCGACCACGACCGAGACCGAAGCGCTGCTGCTGGAAGCCAATCTGATCAAGCAGCTGCGGCCGCGCTTCAACGTGCAGCTGCGCGACGACAAGTCGTTTCCCTATATCCTGATCACCGGAGACCATTGGGCACCGCAGATCATCAAGCATCGCGGCGCGCAGACCCGCCCCGGGCGCTATTTCGGCCCGTTCGCCTCCGCCGGTGCGGTCAACCGCACCATTACGGCCTTGCAGCGCGCGTTCCTGATCCGCTCCTGCACGGATTCCTTCTTCGAGAGCCGCACCCGGCCCTGCCTGCTCTACCAGATCCGCCGCTGCGCCGGCCCCTGCACCCGCGAGATCGATTTCGGCGGCTACGCGACGCTGGTGCGCGAAGCGACCGACTTCCTGTCCGGCAAGAGCCATGCGGTGAAGCAGGAGCTTGCCGCCGAGATGGAGAAAGCCTCGGGCGAGCTCGAATTCGAGAGCGCGGCGCTCTATCGTGATCGCCTCGCCGCGCTGTCGGCCATCCAGTCGCAGCAGGGCATCAATCCGCGCACAGTGGAAGAGGCCGACGTGTTCGCCATCCACCAGGAGGGCGGTTTCTCCTGCGTCGAAGTGTTCTTCTTCCGCACCGGCCAGAACTGGGGCAACCGCGCTTATTTTCCGCGGGCGGAGAAGACCTATACGCCCGAGGAGGTGCTCGGGTCCTTCCTCGCCCAGTTCTACGACGACAAGCCGCCGCCGAAGACCATCCTGCTCTCGCACGAGATCGAGGAGAGCGACCTGCTCGCCGACGCGCTGTCGGTCAAGGCGGGCCACAAGATCGAGGTGACAGCGCCCAAGCGCGGCGAGAAGAAGGAGCTCGTGACCCACGCGCTGACCAATGCGCGCGAGGCGCTCGGCCGCAAGCTCGCGGATACTGCTACCCAGAGCCGGCTGCTCGACGCCATGGCGTCGACGCTGAACCTGCCGCATGCGCCCAAGCGCATCGAGGTTTACGACAACAGCCATATCCAGGGCACCAACGCGGTCGGCGCGATGATCGTCGCCGGCCCGGATGGCTTCGTCAAAAATCAATACCGCAAGTTCAACATCAAATCGGAAGGGATCACGCCGGGCGACGACTTCGCCATGATGCGCGAGGTGCTGGAGCGCCGCTTCAAGCGCCTGATCAACCCGCCCGAGGAGAGCGCGAACAAAACCAAGGACGATGATTTCCCGCAATGGCCCGACCTCGTCATCATCGACGGCGGCCGCGGCCAGCTCAACGCCGTCCGGGAGATCTTTGCCAATCTTGGCCTGACTCAGGTCTCCTTGATGTCGGTCGCCAAGGGCCCGGACCGGGACGCCGGCCGCGAGACCCTGTTCATGCCGGAGCGCGAGGCGATCAAGCTGGAGCCGCGCGACCCCGTGCTCTATTTCATCCAGCGCCTGCGGGACGAGGCCCACCGCTTCGTCATCGGCTCGCACCGCAAGCTGCGCAAGAAGGACATCCGCGAGGCCGGTTTGCAGGAGATTCCGGGCATCGGCCCGTCGCGCAAACGGGCCTTGCTGCACCATTTCGGAACCCTGAAGGAGATCGAACGGGCCTCGATCGCCGATCTCGGCAAGGTTCCTGGGGTGAGCGCCGAGAGCGCCCGCAGGATATTCGACTATTTCCATCCCCAGCCGGGGTGA
- the pgsA gene encoding CDP-diacylglycerol--glycerol-3-phosphate 3-phosphatidyltransferase, with product MNIATTRGTTSRAMSLPNILTYGRIAAIPVVVGCIYAQSIMDYPLWLRWVAVAIFIGAAVTDYLDGYYARIWNQQSAFGRMLDPIADKLLVASCLLMLAADGIIHGWSLWAAIVILCREILVSGLREYLAALRVSVPVTKLAKWKTTVQLVAIGFLLAGPAGDEVVPVVSLIGLVLLWASAILTMYTGYDYFRAGIHHLIKEDEG from the coding sequence ATGAACATCGCCACGACACGAGGGACGACCAGCCGCGCGATGTCCCTCCCGAACATCCTGACCTATGGCCGGATCGCCGCGATCCCGGTCGTGGTCGGATGCATCTACGCGCAGTCGATCATGGACTATCCGTTGTGGCTGCGCTGGGTCGCGGTCGCGATCTTCATCGGCGCCGCGGTCACCGATTATCTCGACGGCTATTACGCCCGCATCTGGAATCAGCAATCGGCGTTCGGCCGGATGCTCGACCCGATCGCCGACAAGCTGCTGGTCGCCTCGTGCCTGCTGATGTTGGCCGCCGACGGCATCATCCATGGCTGGTCGCTGTGGGCCGCCATCGTGATCCTGTGCCGCGAAATCCTGGTCTCGGGCCTGCGCGAATATCTGGCGGCGTTGCGCGTCAGCGTCCCCGTGACCAAGCTCGCCAAGTGGAAGACCACCGTTCAGCTCGTCGCCATCGGCTTCCTGCTCGCCGGTCCCGCCGGCGACGAGGTCGTCCCCGTGGTCTCGCTGATCGGCCTCGTCCTGCTGTGGGCCTCGGCGATCCTGACGATGTACACCGGCTACGACTATTTCCGCGCCGGCATCCACCACCTCATCAAGGAGGATGAGGGATGA
- the moaD gene encoding molybdopterin converting factor subunit 1, with protein sequence MKVKYFAWVRERVGKAEEFIEPPATVRTVEELIAWLSGRGEAYAYAFEKPKVIRTAIDHAHVKADAAIAGAREIAFFPPMTGG encoded by the coding sequence ATGAAGGTGAAGTATTTCGCCTGGGTGCGCGAGCGCGTCGGCAAGGCCGAGGAATTCATCGAGCCGCCCGCGACCGTGCGCACCGTCGAGGAGCTGATTGCCTGGCTGTCCGGCCGGGGCGAGGCCTACGCCTATGCCTTCGAAAAGCCGAAGGTGATCCGGACCGCGATCGACCACGCCCATGTCAAGGCGGACGCCGCGATCGCGGGCGCCCGCGAGATCGCGTTCTTCCCGCCGATGACGGGCGGCTAG
- a CDS encoding molybdenum cofactor biosynthesis protein MoaE translates to MTSATTTTCPVAIRIQEDDFDIAREIAVLTKSRTDIGAVVSFSGICRADEDSSKIAALTLEHYPGMAEEEIKRHVDEAMSRWPLNGVTVIHRVGRFEPGQNIVLVVTASQHRRAAFEAAEFLMDYLKTSAPFWKKEESATGTGWVEAHARDDEAAARWTKS, encoded by the coding sequence ATGACCTCCGCGACCACCACCACCTGCCCCGTCGCCATTCGCATCCAGGAAGACGATTTCGACATCGCGCGCGAGATTGCGGTCCTGACCAAAAGCCGCACCGACATCGGTGCGGTCGTCAGCTTCTCCGGCATCTGCCGCGCAGACGAGGACAGTTCGAAGATCGCAGCGCTGACGCTCGAACATTACCCCGGCATGGCGGAAGAAGAGATCAAGCGCCACGTCGACGAGGCCATGTCGCGCTGGCCGCTCAACGGTGTCACGGTCATCCATCGCGTCGGGCGGTTCGAGCCCGGCCAGAACATCGTGCTGGTTGTTACCGCCTCGCAGCATCGCCGCGCGGCGTTCGAGGCGGCCGAATTCCTGATGGATTATCTCAAGACCAGCGCCCCATTCTGGAAGAAGGAAGAGAGCGCCACCGGCACCGGCTGGGTCGAGGCCCATGCCCGTGACGACGAGGCCGCTGCACGCTGGACCAAATCCTGA
- the prmB gene encoding 50S ribosomal protein L3 N(5)-glutamine methyltransferase, producing the protein MAKASKAPARSRAAPKLAKVGRGELLTLLDYVRYAVSRFNDAKLAFAHGTTDPVAEAAFLVCEALHLHPDQFESFAQARITAAEGESLLDLIHRRVTTRKPAAYLVNKIYMRGLPFYVDERVIVPRSFIGELLDSHFGGDGEVGSLIDDPAAVERVLDLCTGSGCLAILAAYHFPNAVVDAVDISKGALEVAARNVGDHGLDERITLHRGDLFAPLGEARYDLIITNPPYVDAEGMAALPPECRAEPKLAFDGGVDGLDVVRRILRDAPDHLTPDGGLICEIGRGRELVDEAFPELPLLWLDTEDSEGEVFWIAAADLG; encoded by the coding sequence ATGGCAAAAGCATCCAAGGCGCCTGCGCGTAGCCGCGCCGCGCCAAAACTCGCGAAGGTCGGCCGTGGCGAGCTGCTGACGCTGCTCGACTACGTCCGCTATGCGGTCAGCCGCTTCAACGACGCGAAACTCGCCTTCGCCCATGGCACGACCGATCCGGTCGCCGAGGCCGCCTTCCTGGTCTGCGAGGCCCTGCATCTGCATCCCGACCAGTTCGAGAGCTTTGCCCAAGCCCGCATCACCGCGGCGGAAGGCGAGAGTCTGCTCGATCTCATCCACCGGCGCGTCACCACGCGCAAACCGGCTGCCTACCTCGTCAACAAGATCTACATGCGCGGCCTGCCGTTCTATGTCGACGAGCGCGTCATCGTTCCGCGCTCCTTCATCGGCGAGCTCCTGGATTCGCATTTCGGCGGCGACGGCGAGGTGGGCTCGCTGATCGACGATCCCGCCGCCGTCGAGCGCGTGCTCGACCTCTGCACCGGATCGGGGTGTCTTGCGATCCTCGCTGCGTATCACTTCCCGAACGCAGTGGTCGATGCGGTCGACATCTCGAAGGGCGCGCTTGAAGTTGCCGCCCGCAATGTCGGCGACCATGGCCTCGATGAGCGGATCACGCTCCATCGCGGCGATCTGTTCGCGCCGCTTGGCGAGGCCAGATACGATCTGATCATCACCAACCCGCCATATGTCGACGCGGAAGGCATGGCGGCGTTGCCGCCGGAATGCCGGGCCGAGCCGAAGCTCGCCTTCGACGGCGGCGTCGACGGTCTCGACGTCGTCAGGCGCATCCTGCGCGATGCGCCCGATCATTTGACGCCGGATGGCGGCTTGATCTGCGAGATCGGCCGGGGCCGCGAGCTGGTCGACGAGGCCTTTCCGGAACTCCCCCTGCTCTGGCTCGATACCGAGGATTCCGAGGGCGAGGTGTTCTGGATCGCGGCCGCCGATCTCGGCTGA
- a CDS encoding phage holin family protein encodes MLAPSGELLRAGMALKLNHLKRAARSYLRDRASQTTGRAKSYAVAAGLFAVAGLFVIAAFFVGLIALYRWVAITYGQFWGFGAVAAVLLVLAAICAGVAMAQMNRRTRPIVPLASRIRVAIATPRIPRGTVKQAVKEVATTIPLVPLAPGEHGHGGDTSSNRSSRPVQLGLMLAALTLVGVTAARRRRPARRQDA; translated from the coding sequence ATGCTCGCGCCATCGGGCGAATTGCTGCGCGCCGGCATGGCGCTGAAACTCAACCATCTCAAGCGCGCCGCGCGTTCTTACTTGCGTGATCGCGCCAGCCAGACCACTGGGCGGGCCAAGTCCTATGCGGTTGCGGCGGGATTATTCGCGGTGGCCGGGCTGTTCGTGATCGCGGCCTTCTTTGTCGGCCTGATCGCGCTGTATCGCTGGGTCGCCATCACCTACGGGCAATTCTGGGGTTTTGGCGCCGTGGCAGCGGTGTTGCTGGTGTTGGCGGCAATCTGCGCCGGGGTGGCGATGGCGCAAATGAACCGCCGGACCAGGCCGATCGTGCCACTCGCCAGCCGGATACGCGTGGCGATTGCGACGCCACGGATTCCGCGCGGAACAGTCAAGCAAGCGGTGAAGGAAGTGGCGACGACGATTCCGCTCGTGCCGCTCGCGCCGGGCGAACACGGCCATGGCGGCGATACATCGTCAAATCGCAGCAGCCGGCCCGTGCAGCTTGGCCTGATGCTTGCGGCCCTCACCCTGGTGGGCGTCACCGCGGCGCGTCGGCGGCGCCCCGCCCGCAGACAGGATGCATGA
- a CDS encoding YihY/virulence factor BrkB family protein, with protein sequence MPARQSEQLDSWLLVAATAVFVLTAERYFQDTGLIRPGPPQDLRNKEANSPETHPASAAMQPGHGRGSTSPFKIPWAGWKDIFWRTYQRIDDDRLLATAGGVVFFGLLAIFPAVTALVSSYGLFADPSTISGNLQTLATMLPEGSFQIVADQVARVVSKGNTALGATFLFGLVLAIWSANAGVKSIFDALNVAYEEREKRGFVKLNLISLSFTVGGILALLLMVAAVVAFPLALDHLGLAPESKLIVALARWPLLLVILLAALAVLYRFAPSRDAPRWQWLSIGAVTAALLWIAGSALLSWYLSAFANYSATYGSLGAAIGLMTWMWMSAIAIMFGAELNSEIERQTLRDTTTGRPNPLGSREAVSADTVGAAAPS encoded by the coding sequence ATGCCGGCGCGGCAGTCCGAGCAGCTCGACAGCTGGCTGCTGGTCGCCGCCACGGCCGTGTTTGTGCTAACGGCCGAGCGCTATTTTCAGGACACCGGGCTGATCCGACCCGGACCGCCGCAAGACCTTCGCAACAAGGAAGCAAATTCACCGGAAACGCACCCGGCAAGCGCGGCCATGCAGCCCGGCCATGGCCGCGGCTCGACCAGCCCATTCAAAATTCCCTGGGCCGGCTGGAAGGATATTTTCTGGCGCACCTATCAGCGCATCGACGACGATCGCCTGCTCGCGACGGCCGGCGGCGTGGTGTTCTTCGGACTCCTCGCGATCTTTCCCGCCGTCACCGCGCTGGTCTCGTCCTACGGACTGTTCGCCGATCCCTCGACCATCAGCGGCAATCTCCAGACGCTCGCTACGATGCTGCCGGAGGGTTCGTTCCAGATCGTCGCGGATCAGGTCGCGCGCGTGGTTTCCAAGGGAAACACCGCGCTGGGCGCCACCTTCCTGTTCGGCCTCGTGCTGGCGATCTGGAGCGCCAATGCCGGGGTCAAATCCATCTTCGACGCCCTCAACGTCGCCTATGAGGAGCGCGAGAAGCGCGGCTTCGTCAAGCTGAACCTGATCTCTCTGTCGTTCACGGTCGGCGGCATCCTCGCGCTCTTGCTGATGGTGGCCGCCGTCGTCGCCTTCCCGCTCGCCCTCGATCACCTCGGCCTTGCTCCGGAGAGCAAGCTGATCGTGGCGCTGGCGCGCTGGCCGCTGCTGCTCGTCATCCTCCTGGCAGCGCTCGCCGTCCTCTACCGCTTCGCGCCGAGCCGCGATGCGCCGCGCTGGCAATGGCTGAGCATCGGCGCGGTGACCGCGGCCCTGCTCTGGATCGCAGGCTCCGCGCTGCTGTCCTGGTATCTGTCGGCCTTCGCCAATTACAGCGCAACCTACGGCTCGCTCGGGGCTGCGATAGGATTGATGACGTGGATGTGGATGTCGGCGATAGCCATCATGTTCGGTGCCGAGCTGAACTCGGAGATCGAACGGCAAACCCTGCGGGATACGACGACCGGACGGCCCAATCCGCTCGGCAGCCGCGAGGCTGTCTCGGCCGACACGGTCGGCGCCGCCGCACCGTCCTGA